Within the Arthrobacter sp. V1I7 genome, the region CGAGTGGTGGCCGATCCTGGCCTACGGCGTCATGTGGTTTGGCGGCTACAACGTCGCCCTGAACGCCGCCGAACACCTCCTCGACGCGGGCACAGCCGCCCTGCTGATCAACGTCAATCCCATCCTCGTCGCGGTCATGGCCGGTCTCATCCTCAAGGAAGGCTTCCCGCGCTGGCTGATCATCGGCAGCCTGGTGGCCTTCGCCGGGGTCGCGGTGATTGCCCTCGGTTCCGGCCAGCGGTCGACGGCGGATGTCGCCGGCGTGCTGCTGTGCCTGCTCGCTGCTGCCCTCGCCGCGGTCAGCGTGATCGTGCAGAAACCCGTGCTGCGGAAATTCCCCGCAGCCCAGGCCACCTGGTTCGGCATCATGGTGGGCGCCGTCTGCTGCCTGCCCTTCAGCGGCCAGCTGCTCACCGAGCTCCAGGCCGCCCCCTTGCCCACCACGCTCGGCCTGGTGTACCTCGGCGTCTTCCCGACCGCGATCGCCTTCACCACCTGGGCCTACGCCCTCTCCCTGATCGACGCGGGACGGCTCGCGGCCACCACGTATCTGGTGCCCGGCACCACCATCCTGATCTCCTGGCTCGTACTGGGCGAGATTCCCACGATCTGGGGCCTGGTTGGCGGCGTCATCTGCCTGGCGGGCGTGGCGCTGACCCGGCGGCGGTCCCGCTAGGCCACTCCTAGGGTTCGCGATCGGGGTTCGGCATTAGAGTTCAGCTATGCCCGCTTCGCTGCCGCCCGGCCTCCCCATCGTCCCTTCCGACCCGGAGGACTGGGACCACACCGGCGTCGGCCAGGATCCGGGGCCGTTCCCGATGTCGGAATCCGACTTCGAGGCTGCGGTGAGCGACGCCCTGGACCGGATCCCGCCGGAGCTGGCGAAGACGATGAACAATGTGGCGATTTTCATCGAGGATGACTACACGCCGCAGCCGGGCGAGGACCCAGATACGGTGCTGCTGGGCCTCTACGAGGGTGTCCCGCTGACCGAAAGGGACTCGTGGTGGGATGCCGGCTCGCTGCCGGACCGCATCACCATCTACCGCCTGCCCATCCTCGACATCTGCGCCTCCCGCGAGGACGTGATCGAGGAGGTCACGGTCACGGTGGTGCACGAGATTGCCCACCACTTCGGCATCACCGACGAGCGCCTGCACGAGCTCGGCTGGGGATAGTCTCCTAAACATCCACTGGGGACAGCCTTGTAACCATGGGACCCGACCACAGCGACTCGCACGGCATCACGGCCGCCGGGACGCAGCGGAAGCTGCCCGGCTCCCTCAGGACAGCACGTCCTTGGTGATGAACCGGCCGTAGGCGAGCGCCCCGAAAAGTGCAATGTAGCCGCCCTGCAGCAGGGCATTTGTCGCGAAAGAGTCCCAGGAAACCGGTTGGCGGAGCAGGTCCCCGAACTCCAGCCAGTAGTGGCTGAACAGCCAGGGATGCAGCCATTCCAGTTGCGGCAGGGCGTCCAGCACCTGCGAAACCACCGAGAGCACCACCGTGGCAGCCATCGCTCCCACGGGCACGTCCGTGAGGGTCGACATGAACAAGCCGATTGCCGAAAGCCCCAGCAACGAGACGGCGAGGTACGCGGCGATGAGCAGCAGCCGCACAAGCGCCTCGCCCGTCCCGATGGAGTCACCCGACAGCAGCGTCACCGGTCCAACCGGGAAAAGCAGGGCGCCGACTCCCGCCCCGACCAGAGCCACCACCAGCGGTGCCGCGACGGCGAACACCACGGCGCCCGCGTACTTCACGAGCAGCAACCGGACACGGCCGGCGGGCGCCGCGAGCAGGTAGCGGAGGGTCCCCATCCCCGCCTCGCCGGCCACGGTGTCCCCGGCCACCACGCCCACGGTCAGCGGGAGGAACAGGGGAACGGAGACGAGCATGGCGGTGAGCCCGACGAACAGCCCGTTCTGTGTGACCCGGTCCAGGAAGGCAGGGCCGCGGCCCGCCGGCACGGGGGACGAGAGCCGCACCGCGACGGCGATCAGGATCGGGATGGCGGCCAGCGCGCAGAGCATCGCCCAGGTCCTGCGGCGCCGGAACATCACACCGAGTTCGGACCCCAGCAGAGCGGCGGCCCGGGGGCGGACCGCGGCTCCCCGGGAGGACCCGCCGGACAAGTTTTCGCCGTCTAAGGATTCACTGGACAACGTCGAAGCCCTCCCCGGTCAACGCCACAAAACGTTCCTCGAGGCTGGCCTGTTCGGTCGCAAAGCCGCGGACCCGGACGCCGGCCGCCACCAGGGCGGCCACCACCGTCTCGGGTTCCACGCCGCCGTCGGAATCCCCGGCCGGCAGCGGGGCGAAAAGCACCCTGCCCTCCCGCGTGGAGCCGCTGCCCGGCGTTCCTGGGCTGGAACTTGTGCCGGCGAAGCTGCCGCCGGCGAAGCTGCTGCCGTCGCCGCCGTTGACGGTCAAACCGAGGCCGGCCAGGACCTGGACCGCTGCTCCGGCGTCGGGGGTCAGTACCCGGATCCGCGCCTGCCCTGCCTGTCGCAGCTCCTCGAGGGTTCCCTGTGCCACCAGCCGGCCGGCACTCATAATGGCCGCGTGGGTGCAGATCTGTTCCACCTCGGCCAGCAGATGGCTGGAGACGAACACTGTGGCGCCGTCCGCCGCGAGCGAGCGCACCAGGCTTCGGACCTCGCGGGTTCCCTGCGGATCGAGGCCATTAGTGGGCTCGTCCAGGACCAGGAGCTCGCGGGGAGCCAGCAGGGCGTTGGCGATGCCGAGCCGTTGCTTCATGCCCAGGGAGTAGGCCCGGACCTTCTTTTCACTGGCATGGCTCAGGCCCACCCGCTCCAGTGCTGACCGGACCCGTGCTTTCCGCGTGGTGGCGGCCCCATACGGGTCCGCGGCGTCGAAGCGGTGCAGGTTGGCGGTGCCGGACAGAAACGGGTAGAACGCCGGCCCCTCAACCAGGGCACCCACCCGGGGCAGCACCTCATGCAGGTGCCGGGGCATCTCCTGGCCCAGCAGGCGCACCGAGCCTCCCGTGGCTGCGGCGAGCCCCAGCATGAGCCGGATCGTGGTGGTTTTGCCCGAGCCGTTGGGTCCCAGAAAGCCAAAGACCGAGCCTCTTGGCACGGCCAGGTCGACGCCGTCGACGGCCAATTGGTGGCCGAACCGTTTGCTGAGGCCGCGCGTCTCGATGCTCAGTTCAGCATCCGGCACGACGGCGGTCACCGGGCCGCCGCACTGCCGTCACCGCGCGCCGCCACCGCCCGCTCAGCCCTCTGCGGCGGCGGACTGGAGCCGTTCCAAAGGCACGGAACCGGCGAAGCTGCGCCCGTCGTCGAGGATCAGGACGTTCACGAGCGCGGTGGACAGGAGCTTGCCGCCCGGGACCGCAACGGCCGCCTGCTCAAGCAGCGCGCTCGCGCCGGCTCCGGACCCGCCGGGGAGTCCGCGGTCCGTCGACGGCGGGGCGGCCGACGTGGCATCCGGCAGCCCCGCACCGGACGGGAGTTCGATCACGGATTCCCAGCCGGTGCCGG harbors:
- a CDS encoding DMT family transporter, with the protein product MATTAQTGSPHPESNHRKTSQPDSTHEVPPEAATAASPKPPMRPGQISRLGIAAVVVTVVLWASAFVGIRAVGPSFSPGPLTLGRLAIAAVVLGLVVLPQLRKNRKHSPLPKGREWWPILAYGVMWFGGYNVALNAAEHLLDAGTAALLINVNPILVAVMAGLILKEGFPRWLIIGSLVAFAGVAVIALGSGQRSTADVAGVLLCLLAAALAAVSVIVQKPVLRKFPAAQATWFGIMVGAVCCLPFSGQLLTELQAAPLPTTLGLVYLGVFPTAIAFTTWAYALSLIDAGRLAATTYLVPGTTILISWLVLGEIPTIWGLVGGVICLAGVALTRRRSR
- a CDS encoding metallopeptidase family protein; the encoded protein is MPASLPPGLPIVPSDPEDWDHTGVGQDPGPFPMSESDFEAAVSDALDRIPPELAKTMNNVAIFIEDDYTPQPGEDPDTVLLGLYEGVPLTERDSWWDAGSLPDRITIYRLPILDICASREDVIEEVTVTVVHEIAHHFGITDERLHELGWG
- a CDS encoding ABC transporter permease — its product is MSGGSSRGAAVRPRAAALLGSELGVMFRRRRTWAMLCALAAIPILIAVAVRLSSPVPAGRGPAFLDRVTQNGLFVGLTAMLVSVPLFLPLTVGVVAGDTVAGEAGMGTLRYLLAAPAGRVRLLLVKYAGAVVFAVAAPLVVALVGAGVGALLFPVGPVTLLSGDSIGTGEALVRLLLIAAYLAVSLLGLSAIGLFMSTLTDVPVGAMAATVVLSVVSQVLDALPQLEWLHPWLFSHYWLEFGDLLRQPVSWDSFATNALLQGGYIALFGALAYGRFITKDVLS
- a CDS encoding ABC transporter ATP-binding protein is translated as MTAVVPDAELSIETRGLSKRFGHQLAVDGVDLAVPRGSVFGFLGPNGSGKTTTIRLMLGLAAATGGSVRLLGQEMPRHLHEVLPRVGALVEGPAFYPFLSGTANLHRFDAADPYGAATTRKARVRSALERVGLSHASEKKVRAYSLGMKQRLGIANALLAPRELLVLDEPTNGLDPQGTREVRSLVRSLAADGATVFVSSHLLAEVEQICTHAAIMSAGRLVAQGTLEELRQAGQARIRVLTPDAGAAVQVLAGLGLTVNGGDGSSFAGGSFAGTSSSPGTPGSGSTREGRVLFAPLPAGDSDGGVEPETVVAALVAAGVRVRGFATEQASLEERFVALTGEGFDVVQ